TACACAATGCCAACCAAATTGCTGCCCTTGATTTGCGCCTCAATGATATGGTGTACGTGGAAAAAGGTGGCGAAATTATTCCCAAGATCACGGGCGTTGATCTATCAGCCCGCCCAGCCGATAGCCAGCCTATTCAGTATCCGACGGCATGCCCTAGCTGCGGCACGCCCCTCATTCGGCCGGAGGGCGAAGCGCACTTCCGCTGCCCTAATGAACGTGGCTGTCCGCCTCAGCTAAAGGCAAAGCTAGAGCACTACGTATCGCGTAAAGCCTTGAATATTGATGGATTGGGCGCTGAAACTATTGGCCGCTTCTTCGACCTAGGGCTGGTGCAAACCCCCGCCGACATCTACGACTTGTCCCAACGCCGTTATGAGTTAGTAAAGCTCGAGCGCTTAGGTGAGAAGTCGATTAAGAACATGCTCAGCGGCATCGAAGCCAGCAAACAAGTGCCCTTCGATCGGGTGCTATTTGGCCTAGGTATCCGCTATGTGGGCGAAACGGTAGCCGAGAAGCTGGTGAATCACTACCGTACTATCGAGGCAATGATGGCGGCCTCCATGACCGAGCTAGCTGCCGTGCCAGAAGTAGGTGGCGTTATTGCGGAATCCGTAGCTGCGTGGTTTGAGGACGAAGCTAACCGTCAGCTCATTGAGAGGCTACGCAGCGCTGGCGTGCAGCTAGTTCTCACAGGTGAGCCACCAAAACCGGTAAGCGACCGACTTGCTGGCTTAACGTTTGTTCTTTCCGGCGTGTTTGAGCAGCATAGCCGCGACGAGCTACAACAGCTTATTCAGCAGAATGGCGGCAAGGTCACGGGGTCGATCAGCAAAAAGCTCAGCTACTTGGTAGCGGGCGACAAAATGGGCCCCGCCAAACGCGAAAAAGCCACAGAACTGAAGGTGCCTATCATCAACGAAACCGACTTGCTGGCTATGATTCCGGCTCTGGAAGACACAACTAGTGAGATGGTTGACGATATTTTGCATTAACTGCAGCTGAACATTGGTCACGTAAGCGCGTAGAGCACACGGTTTGTATGAAAAAACCGCAACCGTTTGCATAAAATTACTGCAACCGTTTGCATAGTAAAAAAATGCCCTTACCTTAGTGCTCACTAACCAGCCGCCCATGGGCGCGGCGCTCCAACCGTGAGTCAGACCGGCTTCCACCCGGGCCCGTCTACTAACCTCCCACCCAACTTCCCACCCATTGGCTCACGGTTGCAGCGCTGCGCTCAGGCGCAGCGTTTTGCGTAGTTTTACCCCATGAAACTTCTGCACCTTCTCTCCTCAACGGCTATTGCACTTTCCCTTGCTGGTTGTGCACAATCCCAAACTACCCCCGTTGCTGCTCCAGCAACCACGGCTCAGCTCATGCAGCAGCCCAACGTGGTAGTGCTCGATGTACGTACCCCAGACGAGTACGCCAGCGGCCACTTACAGAATGCTCGTAATCTTGACTTCAAGGCGGCCGATTTTTCCACTCAGATTGCTCACCTAGACACGGCCAAAACTTATGTACTCTACTGTGCTTCCGGCAACCGGAGCGGCAAAGCTGGAGTGCTTATGCAGCAGCAAGGATTCCGTAAGGTCTTAAATGCGGGCGGGTTTAAGACGCTAAAAGAGAGCGGCTTGAAGACCGAATAAAGTATACTGCTACCTAGCCTAAACTTCAAAGCCCCTGTAAGTACCAGAATCACTTGTTCTGGTACTTACAGGGGCTTTGAAGTTTAGGCTAGGTCTTACTTATCCTATCTGTGTAGTCTAAAAGCTGTTCACCATGCTGTTGTGCAATGTTCTGGGCGACCAGTACCCACTCGCAATAAGGCGGCGCACGGTATACAGCGGATCCTGTTGGTCACGCTTCTCCGACAACACAAAGGCCGACACAAAGCCGCGTTTCTTCAGCTCGGGAATGGCTTCGGGGTTCCAGAGGCCGAAAGGATAGGCGAAGTATTTTATGGGTTTGCCGGTAATTTCTTCGAGTTGCTTTGTGGGCTTATCAATTTGCGTTGCCCAATCTTCGCCCTTGTACTTTTTCACATTGTGGTGGTCCCACGTGTGTGAGCCAATCACGTTGCCCGCATCGGCGAGTTCTTTTACTTGCGCCCGGCTCATGTAATGCGGCCGTCCGAGTGACACAGTCATCACAAAGTAGACGGCCTTGAAGCCATACTTATCTAGCTCAGGCTTGGCAACGGTAAACTGATCGAGGTCTGTGTCGTCAAAGGTCAACATGACGGGCTTGCTCGGGAGTGGCGCCCCGGTAGCGAGGTAAGCGTATAGCTGATCAGGCAAAACGCTGTGATATCCACTATCTGCCAGCATTTTAATTTGCTGACGAAAGGTCTCAACCGGCACAATGTAATCCTTAGCCCGGCGTGAATCACGCGGCCGCCAGTCACGAATCTGATGGTAGCACAAGATGGGCACTTGCTCGCGAGCGTAAATAGTAGCAGGCGGAGCAATTTTATTGGCCGGAATGCTCGATGGATCAAGCGGTTTCGCCGCAGCCTCAGTATTAGTAGCCTCAGGGCTAGCTAGGGTGCCTTTGTCAACAACCTCAGTTGCTGCGGCAGACTTGGTTTCGCACGAGGAGAGCGAGAGGGCAGCTACCAGGGAGGTGGCGACTGTAAGCGAAGCAGTACGGAACAAATACATAGGGAGTTAGTGCCGGTCTCAAGGATAAAAACCGGATATTTTGCGGAAAGCAAAGCCTAGGCCAAGCAACCACACCAATGGAGTTTGTACCTTCGCATCCGCCTTTCCAGGCTCAAAGCAACAGCTTTTTCTTACATGGACCAACTCCGCGGTACGGGCATCGCACTCGTAACACCTTTTACTCCCACCCCTGATCATGCAGTAGACTACGTAGCCTTGCGGCGTCTACTCGACTTCACTATTGACGGTGGC
This Hymenobacter sp. GOD-10R DNA region includes the following protein-coding sequences:
- a CDS encoding rhodanese-like domain-containing protein, translated to MKLLHLLSSTAIALSLAGCAQSQTTPVAAPATTAQLMQQPNVVVLDVRTPDEYASGHLQNARNLDFKAADFSTQIAHLDTAKTYVLYCASGNRSGKAGVLMQQQGFRKVLNAGGFKTLKESGLKTE
- a CDS encoding polysaccharide deacetylase family protein — its product is MYLFRTASLTVATSLVAALSLSSCETKSAAATEVVDKGTLASPEATNTEAAAKPLDPSSIPANKIAPPATIYAREQVPILCYHQIRDWRPRDSRRAKDYIVPVETFRQQIKMLADSGYHSVLPDQLYAYLATGAPLPSKPVMLTFDDTDLDQFTVAKPELDKYGFKAVYFVMTVSLGRPHYMSRAQVKELADAGNVIGSHTWDHHNVKKYKGEDWATQIDKPTKQLEEITGKPIKYFAYPFGLWNPEAIPELKKRGFVSAFVLSEKRDQQDPLYTVRRLIASGYWSPRTLHNSMVNSF